Part of the Rhinoderma darwinii isolate aRhiDar2 chromosome 2, aRhiDar2.hap1, whole genome shotgun sequence genome, ataacaatcaaacattaaaaatattgttaaagccatactgaaatatgcaaattatgggtgaggtcataaaagcagctcacgccgggtatatctattgtgatgtcactactattaatgatggtGAATCTAtacttgaaatatgcaaattatgggtgaggtcataaaagcatctattgtgatgtcatagagcttgggtatatgcaatgatgctggtcacagagctgtcactcagttggatgtgaccggtaagttctctatcatttctctatctgtacctgactctgatcgatccattatattaggaacattgaatccatgtcttcaagatatggtttattagaggttgtaatatctttttttgtttcattatacaattgaattgcttaaatatcatagaaagaacacaggcagtaagaaatggcagcctacattcagccgataatagatttgcagggtaacagcacatcattttggttccctgcagccctgagaacttattttgtctctcgattgtaaaggagaaattacagtatggtcatattaggggactgttatgtagtaaatccttatattagtgtaaattccctaaaaagaattccataaattaacacattaacacaatgtaataacattcagaattttgatcaagtaatataaaaaaaacatgtaaaagccattgaaaatgccatattaagatctgtaagttataacgagtgtagttaggtaatccacctacactatatggccaatagtatttggacacctctcctaattattgagccaagaatcagctggatggctgtaaaacacgtcgccgttgaattttggagcatgggaaacatgttctgttgagtaatGAATCACagttcactatctggccatctaatggacgaatttgcgttttgtgcctgcccggagaatgctacctactggactgtatagtgcctattataaaatggagtgaagtttgtataatggtctggattgtttgtaaggggttggattaaatccctatttttccagtaggggttaataagactttttaaacaattgtatgcttccaactttgtggtaatagtttgggtaagaccctttcctgtcctagtatgactgtgcccctgtgcacaaagaggctccctaaagacatggtttgacaagttcgatgtggaggaacttgcgtatctgcacagaacccggacctcaatcccaacaaaacctttggagtgaattggaaaggcaattgcgagccagacctttttgcccaacatcagtgtctcaaccattggtgtccatatacttttggccatatactgtagtgtaccgagtgtatatcaattgtgatgtcaccgagcttaggtataaagtatagtgctggccagagggctgtcatttatcaggtggatgtgacggtaagtactttatcattgctacgtctctagaacagtctcatctatcagtctctttatgaatattggattcttacatgtaattctagtgtttgtcgtgttatttttgttttttatttggcatacttatacactaggaaattgcttaaatagcaatattgtggcctgtcacatctgctccatagacagaatgcagattgcagacagaaattggtgtttgtattctgctggtagattcataaagcaaccacaaagcaaagaatgtgaatctctgggaacttattatcacaccctccagtttataacaccagtaattctcataataaatgtttataagggaattcatatttatgaagtttaggttttctgtctgtagactatactatttatatatcaggtcaatcctgaatattagctggtatggctatgcaaccaacctacatcaggtgctgctattgtgatgtcttgagatgagtctagatagccgtgtttcttactgcgtctatggtagtattggttttattacaagatttaaactatttgatgtttgaatcatgtacataaataaatgattataaggagtattgcttttttttattttttttagtaataaaatattagtaagtccaggaataaacagcctaatagcatttgtcagactaaattgtagaaggatagtgctaatcccctggaaacgtgtccttattaacaattgaaattaataattatgtatataatcataataataataataataacaataaaaaagataacaataaaaagtatttattactaactccaattacttaggttctaaattctggttatcaattaatataaaaaaaaattcaaccctttaaaatgccatatggtcaatttaacaaccaatacattgtttcagcttccaaacctaatacaatgttatcaacaggggctcccaggtcatgtgatcttctgacacttatgattgacaatattctgttataggaataccctatttaataactaatttttccagctagtttcatcccaagtaacgactcccttatagttttctggtctttctaggtcttgctgttggattgacactgtgttacttactgtgttgcttatacggttagcgatttgtcctattttcggagaactagaggtgattagtcaaattctatcttgactgtctcctggttttctaccaaggacattggtgcagttttgcacccgggcattaaacaaccatgcccttttggaaaaaatctaagaaatatcatgtctcccaaattcctgataaaggaaatctgatgggagacataccaactatggaggagcctaacatctcgctccagaagttttctgtcatcaaagatatgtcagatgaaaaatccagcgatcttagtcacagcaaatattgtgacattacgtcaaagaacaccaagaagagcgcattcagcctgctgacccgcctgcgctccaaaaatatccgtaaaaggtatgtaactaataattctcatacattgctcagatatccagagctgtggtataacagtcactagatctttaattctccccatatcttcacagaaactttggcagcagcgctgtgatcggcgctagagaactggatcgctatttcccagatagacggttgagactatatgttgccacctggaatatggagggaaaggtgagaagtaatgtacaatatttattgtgacccatcagtgtgcccgagctcaagttggatgaaatgggccagtaaccatgtctctttagtttgtagttgaatattacatagacaggttatattctaccctatgtcagttgagttggcgctctttgtatacaatattaatgtttgtatattttgaacaggattacccgcaaaatgtggaggatctgctgttaccatcagatgatacgaaagacatttatgttattggcgttcaggaaggatgtccaaacaggtaagtcttctcaggttgtcttagaccagcctatgactgcagatggacagcagggcggctgatacaaattctctctcaatgctctacttattgtattatcactccaTAATTTTCAAAATTTATCCCCAGAAGttattatatggagtgttgatacagatgagttgagtatcttaatcttgtgtcatttattaatatgtaaatctgaaattgtgtcttcttgtagacgggaatgggagataaaattacaggagacccttggaccacactatgtattataccactcctccgggctcggagtcctgtatctcaccatctttgttcgacgggaactaatctggttctgctcaggtaagattcacattcctacatctacataagaagtcttgaatgtagtcattagctggaacatcttatttagttattagaattagatgcctaagagcttggctctcagattcttgccttctgagtattggagatctaaaagttcacaccacagttacaaagcatgaaattatgttctagtaatatttccatagtttaattggaaataatttctattccattgttgcatgtagtactcttaaccactgacccgtctttttgtgtttcatttcttatacagaggtagagcacacccatgtaacaaccaggctattccaccatgtgaaaactaaaggagccttgggtgttgccttcaccgtctttggaacatctttcctttttattaattcacacctgagatgtaagtatttacaatattaatatatgaccatgtacagttttactttgtataaaattgctgctatttgataattaactgaaatatatgggatgatatgatGAGATCTGTACTtataatgttttggtaaaaataaaaggtttgttccagtttgatcaaactttttctaatctatcaatctcattctatgttgtgagtggccagtaatacagatacacgtaggtacaattagtgcaggagggggtggcggcggctggtttcagttgcgccgcctccccctcagagaggcagcagggcggacggtgcggccgtataatccctcacacccacccctcctctccattagcggcggtggcgcgctgcaatatgtttttttgaaaataatatgcgattcgggccgcccatatgatcatccgccactgctaatatgtattttttgttggcagttggggcagtcagcaagaggatccaggactataaaaccatcactgagggtctccgtctgcctcaaattattccggaaagaatcaactccaatgcctgtgagtattacttatgtggttgaacctatggatccttttatctctctatttgtctccgttgagtctaatgcagtcatgtgctataatttttttatttttttttattctacagtggacgtcaccagccgctttgatcgggtgttttggtttggagacctcaattttcaacttaaagaggacagaaaaaatgtggaatctcttctgcagaagatcgaaggaaaagatatgtccagtctcctcaaacacgaccatctgaatgaagccaagaacaatggtatatttactagtagacagatctctatcactcctcaaccttcatgaaaggggttctccaccttctgacaactgatgacctatccaccggataggtcatcagtatatcatcggtgcgggtctgacacctggacgctgcaccgttaagctgctccagtggcctgcgggcaccggatgttatgccacacaatgctatgtacggagccggaagcagttggctccttatatagcatagctgccatgatgcataactgcaggtctgcctcctattcacttgaataggagcagagttgcagtactgcagctcggctgcaattccgtggccggcgccaactgcatccggcatgtacgtccggtgctcaaaggcaccggaccagctgattagtgcagggtccgggtgtcagaccaccacagatcatgtactgatgacctatctggtgagtatgtcatcagttgtcagaagttggaaaacccctttaataccacaaccacttccacagataaatacaaatcactgacatgatggttgatatgttccccaaattcttatatagtgctaaaattatcaattgctcctttttttttttaatactgacaacttttttttctttcaacttaagggtccatatttctagggttcaaggagcacaccattgatttccttcctacatataagtttgacattggcacagacacctatgatacatcagcaaagcagagaattccatcatatacggtaagatatcttatttccaggtctacagagcttgagagacaatagaatccatgggccagagcacccattatataatgaatcccctcccccaatgtaatgaattgttattattatagctggaagagtaatttcttatgaacaaagctttcagttaattttacttttatgtagtgagtttgtcatcacagtttcccagtgtaatatgtcgttgcccagcatgggcaaggatacttatttaatgaaatctgtgtgaccaagtcaaacctaaaatgcaataaagtctcaatattctgcaatataaataaagtaggcccaacatttaggtctgtgttgttttgcagtttaataatatattataatatgatttcactaatgatatttgttattttcatgacctctacaggacagggtgttgtttaaaagccaatgtgagggagatgtgcgagtcctgagatacgactcttgccctgttttgaagacctcagaccaccgacctgtttttggcatctttgaagtaaagatcaggcctGGTTCAGAcgagtaagtcatgttttcctccatgttgttggtatgatactttcagtagccgtcattgctacatggtccttatagccagagctcacactttggggcaggtggctgtacaccttggtgacagtactggaggattataggatgtgaaactaagcaaagtgtggttacctgctaacattatcatatgtcttacataaatatatttctcattccagcatccccttggctggtggacgctttgatcgtaaaatctatgtaacgggcattaggaggaaaggacaaaaaaagtagctgcatctgttcatgtccttacaggtaagagctttgtagttgtctattatgtttgcggtgaaaatgttcttccatctcttaggttttcctctgtatctgtaatttattttatcaactaatttaactaaagtgtaaataagtattttcaatcttaaaattccaactccttgtattcagacacgttttcatttctgaatgaaggttgtgggctttggggaacaacttccacaactgtaagcatgtatgtagtatagtacaatgagtttcctaaaggaaccggtcatctgaatggatggaacaactggattttatgatgcattagcttctaagcaaaaatgatggatacaaggaactttgctattgatggaagacattacttggcatcttgcaggactcctaaggaacagttacaatctccggggcataaaacatcggaacattagaaagttcccgtaacatactgaagagcgcagctctaggtcagacccactgcttgcatcaaccatcttcaaggtttgtagtgtgaccccaggatcaattaagaaatgtatttacctcaaatcaccttaaaaagtcttctagattttgtgtctgctaagaaacacacattatagagcattaatagcaaatatttgtcttgcagcataaacatcaattccgcagtacatctggcgagaatagcgctccctgtcaccggaggagccaccatcaatgctgatagaaaggtaagttcctctggatgtgtcccctctctatatttatcaagcagcctgaatgatcaatatttaatagggttgtgtgcttctccccccagaacaagtcagcagatatcaacagaacatcaacaccaataacaaccaagggcagaatccgccatcttacaagaattccaatggcgagacttaacatttctacaacatctgtcacagaagagacatcaatgtggtcaccagggcatcaatatcacccagaagaccaggttcagaacaggacaatatgtcatctctacttgtgtctgtggaatccagattttccaccccttactgatactacagtatatactgtgacatatgccgtcgtttttgctggatctagtattaccatcatctttaccattatatattttgatccacaaaaaccttaaataaatcattaacatcaatccataagtgtgactggtaattgttatgtgcgtGGCTGCAACATACtacagtgtatacaattcacctaaccgacccttcacagcgctatttgtgtgacatcgcgtttaatccagtggtaggtgacaggacattgtatcatatgtacacaatacagagtgtatggaacatgccgccatatgtactggattataaactgtaggacaaagagtgctaggagatgtaaaacattgatatatttgatagttgcttaaccacttaaggacgcagcctagttcgggacttagggctcagagcccatttttcaaatctgacatatttaactttatgtggtaataatgttgaaatgcttaaacctatccaagcgattcggagattgttttctcgtgagacattgggctttatgttagctgtaaaattttgttgatatgttcagtgtttattagtgaaaaattgcaaaatttagagaaaatttagaaaaaattgaatttttctaaagtaaaaaatgcatctgcttgtaaaacagatggttataccaaccaaaatatttactagttcacatttcccataattctactttagattgccatcatttttttaacataaacagcaatttctcatatttttaagaaaatttcaaaagcctttttttaaggtacctgttcagttctgaagtggctttgaggcacctatgtattagaaacacccacaaaacttcctgttttaaaaactagacccctcaaagtattcaaaacagcatttagaaagttttttttaaccctttaggcatttcacaggaattaaagcaaagtggaggtgaaatttgcaaatttcatttttcttgctgaatttaattctattctatttttttctgtaacacagaaggttttaccagagaaacactactaaatatgtattttacagattctgccatttttagaaatgtcccacatgtggctctagtgtgctcttggactaaaacacaagccccagaagcaaagaagcacctagtgcattttggggcctcatttttattagaatatattttaggcagcatgccaggtttgaagaggtgttgaggtgccaaaaaagtaggaatccctcaaaagtgaccccattttggaaactgcacccctcaaggaattcttttatggttgttgttaccattttgaccccacagtttttttacagagcgtctttgaattgggctgtgtaattaaaaagatgaaatgttttccaataagatgtcatttttgatcaaaatttcttattttcgcatggagcaaaatgccccattttgttgcccaatttgtcctgagtgcggtaatatcccatttgtggtgataaactgccgtttgggcccatgggaggtctcagaaggaaagaagcgctatgtgttctttggagtccagattttgctggattggttttcgggtgccatgtcgaatttgcagagccccagaggtatcaaagcaatggaaacccaccagaagtgaccccattttggaaactaaacccttcaaggaattcatttatgggtgttgtgaccatttggaccccacagtttattctcagaatttatttgaaatgggctgtgaattacccaccagaagtgaccccattttggaaactaaacccttcaaggaattcatttatgggtgttgtgaccatttggaccccacagtttattctcagaatttatttgaaatgggctgtgaattaaaaaaaatgtgtgataaactgggcccatgggagggctaagaaggaaaggaccaccatttggcctactggggattttctggtactaagtcatgtatgcagaagcccctgaggtaccagtagagttgaaacccccgagaagtgaccccgttttaaaaactacaccccttaaggcattcatctagaggtgtagtgagcattttgaccccacaggtattgtttaaaagataatgcgcagcagatagtgcagagtgagatttgcaattttcgatacatatatgccatttcagtgtccgatatattgtgcccagcatgcgccaccggagacatacatcccataaactgtaatgtgggttctcacgggtacagcaataccctacatgtggatgttaacagctgcctgggcacacagcagggcccagagtgtaaagatgagggggataagctgtgcggagtgcatcatggtaagtaaaactggggtagattgaaaatcaagggatgtatgatacattttaaaacactttcatacagagccctggttcttcgggacacgtgtcatattgatatattgtgtcttaccttatccccctcttatagcagactttgcacttcttttgactttttcccttcttgccagtttggggaactcctcctggaaagtattgccctggtacgatgcgtgttgccttgcttccagaagtacttggtgcccccccttcatggtccctaaagattaggttcttgataaccacctcttgaaattccaggaaagttcccgtctggcctttacatcgatgtagtacgtacgcattgtacaatgcaatctgaatgacgtgcacggccagcttcttataccacactgcatggcgctgtagggcttcaggacttgatctgacaagtccacccctcccatgtacctattgtagtccaggatgcagtctggtttggggttctctgtactggtacctcgtacaggtacatgggcactggtatggccatgtattgttgtcaatacaacaacatctctcttgtccttgtacttaacacacaatatgttgctgctagaatgtgccctgcttccaccccttcttgtttgcccaagcagtgtcttagggaggtgtaatgtcaggatagggagacagacaggtgagcccttatctatccgccactcagaccctgcctactttcacagcccgtcctaggcgacggcgtacaaatgggcgacggtccatatgctcaatatgtgcacgacagacaaacaagacaagggtacacaaaagcaaagggaagtggggcagttaaccacggcaaaaccgtgagcaacagagtagtggatgagccgagtcaaaccaggagtgtacgtggtaacaaatgcagagcaggagaatagtcagtcaagccagggtcaatatgaagcagaggtcaatggtaacagcaggaacagcagagccattgtacgccattgagatcaggcctttggtcgtgtaaGCCCAtcccacatactctaggaccccaagagcacagaccgtcaggtccaccacatgcgcctgcgcctgtagggcatgatggatctgcaaatattggtaaaacatattgtgctccagtggaaataggtctttcaactgctgaaatgatctcagcccgttatcatcatacaggtgttgtaatcgcctaacccctgccgattcccatttttgcatgccctctaattggtataattcccacaagaccggattatgccataggggagtatatttggtacacattcccactcaCAGGATCTTTTTGcactgccaccatattttatgtatcaggagcaacgttggtttagcactcgccaatctcttaaaggtatgcacTTCCAGACCCTCTAttgggttgagtcctccccccaaatatgacaataaacgcgcactggagccccaggtctctgtgtcctcccaccccttaaattgttggctctgggcagccaggtaatatatccaggcatttggcagcgctaccccccccttcgtctttaggcaattgcaatttctccaatttaatccttggaacccattttttccagaccaggtcccgaaagagattgtgcaatcgtctgaaccagtgcttaggtatccatactggggagttatgaagaatatataaaacttgaggcataaggatcatcttgattagattagtcctccccagagcagagagtggaagcctgttccaggcatccaccttatgtttcaccttgagcagcagtggtgaaacattcaaagacatatagtcttggaccctagccgtcaccttaacccctaggtacgtaaattcagagactatcggaatccggggtcccactccagtatctaccatattcaccatgtcaagtggcatcagagcagacttggtccagttaatatttaatcccgagaactccccaaaccttgtgatcgtatccattactaccttcagtgtattctcagtgtccgtcatatatattaaaatattgtctgcatatagtgaaattttttcctccatttccccatattgcaagcctcttatacgctcctcctgtcttatgaggcacgccagtggctctaccgccaaggcaaatagcaatggtgacagtgggcacccctggcgcgtaccccgggccagtgaaaatttctcggacattgcaccattcacccgtatgcgggctgtaggggccacatacaacaactgtacccacttcacgaagttagggccgaatcccatcttttctattactcgccataggtacccccattctacgcagtcaaacgcttttgcggcgtctaacgttagcactgcccttcctccttgatcatccggtgtcgcctgaagttttaaaaacagccgcctgaggttgacagccgtcgatttggagggcatgaaccccgattggtcttcatgcacaacatgctgtaccaccctgttcagccgcagcaCCAATATcttgccaaaatcttgacatccgatgtcaacaaggatattggtctgtaggactccggtaattgactgtctttcccctcttttgggagaaccactatcgtagcctcatatagggagtctggtattttacctctgtcaaaactatcctgcaaagtactcaagtattctggcgctagttccgtcccatattccttatagatttcccccggtaacccatctggacccggagcattctcatttgccatatcccttatcgcctgttccaactcctccagtgaaataggtgcttccaagctttcacagtcctcccggcccaaggtaggcaaattaatgtttcccaggtactcgtccaattgctgtgtgtcgtaatgcactttggatgtatataggtcagtataaaaccgctgaaatatttgcaagatttgccccgtgtgtgtctccaccctccccccctcccccctaaggccatgaatgaaattattactcccatgcggctttgccatcctagcgagtattctccccgccgtttccccttcttcataatatttctgtttaaggaataatcgtttattatccaccattgttagttggtgattttttaacaacgtctgtgcctccacccaatgtctaagtgtctcctcggacccctcttctacatgtctcccttctgtttctgtcacccgaacctctaaactttctcccaattgcctagatttagttttaattcgtttaatatgttgaatgaatactcccctcaaccatgctttcatggcatcccataacacccctcgcagcactgactcagtattaaaatttaaatattctttagccaggttccgtatttccccgccatccatcaatcttagccaaaacgcattcagcttccaattcccggggttcctggtatgccttacacccacttccatcgtcaccgccatcggagagtggtctgacaacgccctctgtaggtattcaatttgcgctatgtactgcactgctgaagctgagcatgctaccaagtctattcgcgaaagtgactgaaatgtggatgatgcacacgagtactgcctcacccctggaagtttatctctccaaatatcccgcagacccaattcctccattaatcttccaaaggcagtcagttctcctctttgcccccctcctcccctatgaaacctatccaacccttcagacatcactgcattaaaatcccccatcacgattagcggtacctcaggccacctggagagtttctccgtaactcgtttcagtacagtgctagaataaggcggagggatatacagcactactagaatacagtttttgttctatttttaagaggcgtggtgactaaaaagcagcaattcttctattgttttttattctattttttttacagcgttcaccgtgcgctataaacgacatattcactttattcagcatggcgatacgattacggcgataccaaatgtttatagttttttttaa contains:
- the LOC142741850 gene encoding phosphatidylinositol polyphosphate 5-phosphatase type IV-like; the encoded protein is MSSLLKHDHLNEAKNNGSIFLGFKEHTIDFLPTYKFDIGTDTYDTSAKQRIPSYTDRVLFKSQCEGDVRVLRYDSCPVLKTSDHRPVFGIFEVKIRPGSDE